The following are encoded in a window of Lynx canadensis isolate LIC74 chromosome B1, mLynCan4.pri.v2, whole genome shotgun sequence genomic DNA:
- the SFTPC gene encoding pulmonary surfactant-associated protein C isoform X2 codes for MRGEGVCSKMDVGSKEVLIESPPDYSAAPRGRFSIPCCPVNLKRLLIVVVVVVLVVVVIVGALLMGLHMSQKHTEMVLEMSIGGPEAQQRLALSERVGTTATFSIGSTGIVVYDYQRLLIAYKPAPGTCCYIMKMAPENIPSLEALTRKFRNFQVKPAVSTSKLGQEEVRDAGSASSVDLDFLGTTVSTLCGEVPLYYI; via the exons ATGAGAGGGGAAGGCGTCTGCAGCAAGATGGATGTGGGCAGCAAGGAGGTTTTGATTGAGAGCCCGCCG GACTACTCAGCAGCCCCCCGGGGCCGGTTCAGCATCCCCTGCTGCCCTGTGAACCTCAAACGCCTCCTCATCGTCGTCGTGGTGGTAGTCCTTGTGGTCGTGGTGATTGTAGGGGCCCTGCTAATGGGTCTTCACATGAGCCAGAAACACACCGAGATG GTCCTGGAGATGAGCATTGGGGGACCAGAAGCCCAGCAGCGCCTGGCCCTGAGTGAGCGTGTGGGTACCACTGCCACCTTCTCCATCGGCTCCACTGGCATTGTAGTGTATGACTACCAGCGG CTCCTGATTGCCTATAAGCCAGCCCCAGGAACCTGTTGCTACATCATGAAGATGGCTCCAGAGAACATCCCAAGTCTTGAGGCTCTCACCAGAAAGTTCCGGAACTTCCAG GTCAAGCCTGCAGTGTCTACCTCTAAgctgggccaggaggaggtcCGTGATGCTGGCTCAGCATCCTCTGTGGACCTGGACTTCCTGGGCACCACTGTGAGCACCCTGTGTGGCGAGGTGCCCCTCTACTACATCTAG
- the SFTPC gene encoding pulmonary surfactant-associated protein C isoform X1, whose product MRGEGVCSKMDVGSKEVLIESPPDYSAAPRGRFSIPCCPVNLKRLLIVVVVVVLVVVVIVGALLMGLHMSQKHTEMVLEMSIGGPEAQQRLALSERVGTTATFSIGSTGIVVYDYQRLLIAYKPAPGTCCYIMKMAPENIPSLEALTRKFRNFQPRPDAKLLGSAEPHHLGASDSSTAPSLLVKPAVSTSKLGQEEVRDAGSASSVDLDFLGTTVSTLCGEVPLYYI is encoded by the exons ATGAGAGGGGAAGGCGTCTGCAGCAAGATGGATGTGGGCAGCAAGGAGGTTTTGATTGAGAGCCCGCCG GACTACTCAGCAGCCCCCCGGGGCCGGTTCAGCATCCCCTGCTGCCCTGTGAACCTCAAACGCCTCCTCATCGTCGTCGTGGTGGTAGTCCTTGTGGTCGTGGTGATTGTAGGGGCCCTGCTAATGGGTCTTCACATGAGCCAGAAACACACCGAGATG GTCCTGGAGATGAGCATTGGGGGACCAGAAGCCCAGCAGCGCCTGGCCCTGAGTGAGCGTGTGGGTACCACTGCCACCTTCTCCATCGGCTCCACTGGCATTGTAGTGTATGACTACCAGCGG CTCCTGATTGCCTATAAGCCAGCCCCAGGAACCTGTTGCTACATCATGAAGATGGCTCCAGAGAACATCCCAAGTCTTGAGGCTCTCACCAGAAAGTTCCGGAACTTCCAG CCCCGCCCTGATGCCAAGCTGCTGGGCTCAGCTGAGCCTCACCACTTGGGGGCTTCTGACTCCAGCACAGCCCCCTCTTTACTg GTCAAGCCTGCAGTGTCTACCTCTAAgctgggccaggaggaggtcCGTGATGCTGGCTCAGCATCCTCTGTGGACCTGGACTTCCTGGGCACCACTGTGAGCACCCTGTGTGGCGAGGTGCCCCTCTACTACATCTAG
- the BMP1 gene encoding bone morphogenetic protein 1 isoform X3, which produces MPGVARLPLPLLLWLLLLARPGGPLDLADYTYDLGEEEDSEPVNYKDPCKAAAFLGDIALDEEDLRAFQVQQAEDLRQRATHRSSIKTTGNSSTPNCQSTSGQPQRRNRGRWRSRSRSRRAATSRPERVWPDGVIPFVIGGNFTGSQRAVFRQAMRHWEKHTCVTFLERTDEDSYIVFTYRPCGCCSYVGRRGGGPQAISIGKNCDKFGIVVHELGHVIGFWHEHTRPDRDRHVSIVRENIQPGQEYNFLKMELQEVESLGETYDFDSIMHYARNTFSRGIFLDTIVPKYEVNGVKPPIGQRTRLSKGDIAQARKLYKCPACGETLQDSTGNFSSPEYPNGYSAHMHCVWRISVTPGEKIILNFTSMDLYRSRLCWYDYVEVRDGFWRKAPLRGRFCGGKLPEPIVSTDSRLWVEFRSSSNWVGKGFFAVYEAICGGDVKKDNGHIQSPNYPDDYRPSKVCIWRIQVSEGFHVGLTFQSFEIERHDSCAYDYLEVRDGHSESSTLIGRYCGYEKPDDIKSTSSRLWLKFVSDGSINKAGFAVNFFKEVDECSRPNRGGCEQRCLNTLGSYKCSCDPGYELAPDKRRCEAACGGFLTKLNGSITSPGWPKEYPPNKNCIWQLVAPTQYRISLQFDFFETEGNDVCKYDFVEVRSGLTADSKLHGKFCGSEKPEVITSQYNNMRVEFKSDNTVSKKGFKAHFFSEKRPALQPPRGRPHQLKFRVQKRNRTPQ; this is translated from the exons ATGCCCGGCGTGGCCCGCctgccgctgccgctgctgctCTGGCTGCTGCTGCTCGCGCGCCCGGGCGGGCCACTGGACTTGGCCGACTACACCTATgacctgggggaggaggaggactcGGAGCCCGTCAACTACAAAGACCCCTGCAAGGCGG CTGCCTTCCTTGGGGACATCGCCCTGGATGAGGAGGACCTGAGGGCCTTCCAGGTGCAGCAGGCTGAGGACCTCAGGCAGCGTGCAACCCACAGGTCTTCCATCAAAACTACAG GAAACTCTTCTACCCCCAACTGCCAGAGCACCAGTGGGCAGCCACAGAGGAGAAACCGTGGAAGATGGAGAAGCAGGTCCCGGAGCCGGCGGGCAGCCACATCCAGACCAGAGCGTGTGTGGCCTGATGGGGTCATCCCCTTTGTCATTGGGGGAAACTTCACTG GCAGTCAGAGGGCAGTCTTCCGGCAAGCCATGAGGCACTGGGAGAAGCATACCTGTGTCACCTTCCTGGAGCGCACTGATGAGGACAGCTATATTGTATTCACCTATCGACCCTGCGG GTGCTGCTCCTACGTGGGTCGACGCGGTGGAGGCCCACAGGCCATCTCTATCGGCAAGAACTGTGACAAGTTCGGCATTGTTGTCCATGAGCTGGGCCACGTCATTGGCTTCTGGCACGAGCACACGCGGCCAGACCGGGACCGCCATGTCTCTATCGTGCGTGAAAACATCCAGCCAG GGCAGGAGTATAACTTCTTGAAGATGGAGCTCCAGGAAGTGGAGTCCCTAGGGGAGACCTATGATTTTGACAGTATCATGCACTATGCCCGGAACACGTTCTCCAG GGGCATCTTCCTGGACACCATTGTTCCCAAGTACGAGGTCAATGGGGTGAAACCTCCCATTGGCCAAAGGACCCGGCTCAGCAAGGGGGACATCGCCCAGGCCCGCAAGCTCTACAAGTGCCCAG CTTGTGGAGAGACCCTACAAGACAGCACAGGCAACTTCTCTTCCCCTGAGTACCCCAATGGCTACTCCGCCCACATGCACTGCGTATGGCGTATCTCAGTCACACCTGGAGAGAAG ATCATTCTGAACTTCACGTCCATGGACCTGTATCGCAGCCGCCTGTGCTGGTATGACTACGTGGAGGTCCGAGACGGCTTCTGGAGGAAAGCACCCCTCCGAG GCCGCTTCTGCGGGGGCAAACTCCCCGAGCCTATTGTCTCCACCGACAGCCGTCTCTGGGTCGAGTTCCGCAGCAGCAGCAACTGGGTCGGGAAGGGCTTCTTTGCCGTCTATGAAG CCATCTGTGGGGGAGATGTGAAGAAGGACAATGGCCACATCCAGTCACCCAATTACCCTGATGATTATCGGCCCAGCAAAGTCTGCATCTGGCGGATCCAGGTGTCTGAGGGCTTCCACGTGGGCCTCACCTTCCAGTCCTTTGAG ATCGAGCGCCATGACAGCTGTGCCTACGACTACCTGGAGGTGCGTGATGGGCACAGTGAGAGCAGCACCCTCATCGGGCGCTACTGTGGCTACGAGAAGCCGGATGACATCAAGAGCACTTCCAGTCGCCTCTGGCTCAAATTCGTCTCTGACGGATCCATTAACAAAGCTGGCTTTGCTGTCAACTTTTTCAAAG AGGTGGACGAGTGCTCACGGCCCAACCGCGGGGGCTGCGAGCAGCGGTGCCTCAACACCTTGGGCAGCTACAAGTGCAGCTGTGACCCTGGGTATGAGCTGGCCCCGGACAAGCGCCGCTGTGAGG CTGCCTGTGGTGGATTCCTCACCAAGCTCAACGGATCCATCACCAGCCCAGGCTGGCCCAAGGAGTACCCCCCTAACAAAAACTGCATCTGGCAATTGGTGGCCCCTACCCAGTACCGCATCTCCCTGCAGTTCGACTTCTTCGAGACGGAAGGCAATGAC GTGTGCAAGTATGACTTCGTGGAAGTACGCAGTGGGCTCACAGCTGACTCCAAGCTACATGGCAAGTTCTGTGGCTCCGAGAAGCCCGAGGTCATCACCTCCCAGTACAACAACATGCGTGTGGAGTTCAAGTCTGACAACACCGTCTCCAAAAAGGGCTTCAAGGCCCACTTCTTCTCAG AAAAGAGGCCCGCTCTGCAGCCCCCTCGGGGACGCCCCCACCAGCTCAAATTCCGAGTGCAGAAAAGAAACCGGACCCCCCAGTGA